Proteins from a genomic interval of Oceanidesulfovibrio indonesiensis:
- a CDS encoding septal ring lytic transglycosylase RlpA family protein: MHRIMHLALISILALTLLFPAASFASKTQTDPTPGFTQEGEASWYGGQFHGRTTASGERYDKNGFSAAHKTLPLGTLVRVENLENGYSIEVRINDRGPYIKGRIIDLSKRAAIQLGMYNAGKAKVRLTVLDRNAENGEPPTIRFM; this comes from the coding sequence ATGCATCGCATCATGCATCTCGCTCTCATTTCGATTCTGGCCCTGACCTTACTTTTCCCTGCTGCGTCGTTTGCATCCAAAACCCAGACCGACCCGACCCCGGGATTCACCCAGGAAGGCGAAGCTTCCTGGTACGGCGGCCAGTTCCACGGCCGCACGACGGCCAGCGGGGAGCGCTACGACAAAAACGGCTTCTCCGCCGCGCACAAGACATTGCCCCTGGGCACCCTGGTGCGCGTGGAGAACCTTGAGAACGGCTACTCAATCGAGGTGCGCATCAACGACCGCGGCCCCTATATCAAAGGCCGTATCATCGACCTGTCCAAAAGAGCCGCGATCCAACTGGGCATGTACAACGCCGGCAAGGCCAAAGTCCGCCTCACCGTGCTGGACCGCAACGCTGAAAACGGCGAGCCGCCCACGATCCGTTTCATGTAA